From the Phyllopteryx taeniolatus isolate TA_2022b chromosome 16, UOR_Ptae_1.2, whole genome shotgun sequence genome, one window contains:
- the kdm8 gene encoding lysine-specific demethylase 8: MTFSNTVELFERHSAPQTSSSMAALLWSKLSAVLPPDEDHFPLHFSHTVEASVMEMLKRSRRQLYTGAPAAGRLLNAQIVLDVSWEKLNMGTWRHVDKEWRRVYSYGCLFKVCALCGEEPSEEYLLQAIRTCDMGLLMGAAIMDDRLQVLVRILQKEVRKDTGNEDEREHTEAKRLKLAVPDVPQIREDLEIHRVKCPSLESFKKSYLLPHKAVILEETIDHWPALNQHPWSLEYLRSVAGCRTVPVEVGSRYTDEEWSQTLMTLNDFIDRYIFKSSDNSQDGATPICGYLAQHQLFEQIPELKDDIRLPDYCCLGDGDEDDVTVNAWFGPAGTVSPLHQDPQHNFLAQVVGRKYIRLYSPEDSDKLYPHPSELLHNTSQVEVENPDMERFPEFSKAPYRECVLRPGDVLFIPVQHWHYVRSLEQSFSVSFWWS, from the exons ATGACATTTAGCAACACCGTGGAGCTTTTCGAAAG ACATTCTGCTCCCCAGACCTCCTCCTCAATGGCGGCGTTACTGTGGTCCAAGCTCTCCGCAGTTCTTCCTCCAGATGAGGACCACTTCCCGCTGCACTTCAGCCACACGGTAGAGGCAAGCGTGATGGAAATGCTGAAAAGATCCAGACGTCAACTGTACACCGGCGCCCCCGCAGCCGGCCGCCTGCTCAACGCTCAGATCGTCCTGGACGTCTCATGGGAGAAGCTAAACATGGGAACGTGGCGCCACGTGGACAAGGAGTGGCGCCGCGTCTACTCGTACGGGTGCCTCTTTAAGGTGTGCGCCCTGTGTGGAGAGGAGCCCTCGGAGGAGTACCTGCTGCAGGCCATCCGCACCTGTGACATGGGCTTGCTCATGGGCGCTGCCATTATGGATGATCGACTGCAAGTTCTGGTCCGGATTCTGCAAAAAGAAGTCAGGAAAGACACCGGAAATGAGGACGAGAGAGAGCATACAGAGGCCAAG AGGCTCAAATTGGCAGTCCCCGATGTTCCGCAGATCCGAGAAGATCTGGAAATTCACAGGGTGAAATGTCCGTCTCTGGAGAGCTTCAAGAAGAGCTACCTGCTCCCCCACAAAGCGGTCATCTTGGAGGAGACCATTGATCACTGGCCAGCCCTCAACCAGCACCCTTGGAG CTTAGAATACTTGAGGTCGGTGGCAGGATGTCGCACCGTCCCCGTGGAGGTGGGCTCCAGGTACACGGACGAGGAGTGGTCCCAGACGCTGATGACGCTCAATGATTTCATCGACcgctatatttttaaaagt AGTGACAACTCGCAGGATGGGGCGACGCCTATCTGCGGCTATCTGGCTCAGCATCAGCTGTTTGAGCAG ATACCGGAGTTGAAGGACGACATCCGCCTGCCTGATTACTGCTGCCTGGGTGACGGCGACGAGGACGACGTGACCGTCAACGCTTGGTTTGGGCCTGCCGGCACCGTGTCGCCCCTCCACCAAGACCCCCAGCACAACTTCCTGGCGCAG GTGGTGGGACGCAAATACATCCGCTTGTACTCGCCTGAAGACTCTGACAAGCTTTACCCGCACCCGTCTGAACTCCTCCACAATACCAGCCAG GTGGAGGTGGAGAACCCCGACATGGAGCGCTTCCCGGAGTTCTCCAAGGCTCCGTACCGGGAATGCGTGCTGCGGCCCGGAGACGTGCTCTTCATCCCGGTCCAGCACTGGCACTACGTGCGCTCACTGGAGCAAAGTTTTTCTGTCAGCTTCTGGTGGTCCTGA
- the LOC133466543 gene encoding UNC93-like protein MFSD11 — MADWRTFNVVVLGVGFLFIFTAFTTCGNIEQTVVKSLKNDTFTGSGYHSLGIIYGVFSFSNLVAPAAVSVLGPKVTMFVSGLLYSGYVAVFIDPSTWSFYLTSVLIGVGAAMLWTAQGQFLVENSEASTINRNTGMFWALLQCSMLFGNLYIYLDWNGRTEIPDSSRKNIFLSLLVASIVGTLSFLVLWRTHQPEEEMLSEEEGQSLLATRAVYKHRANTALQEVKDDFKTMLELLKTRNILLLSPCMAYSGLELSFYSGVYGTCLGATAQFGQAAKGLIGISGMVLGVGEIIGGGLFGLVCKNNRFRRTSVVFLGMVVHFVAFYLIFLNIPEDAPVVFSTATTKSPFLTPSVSVALLCSFLLGLGDSCFNTQLYSILGSVYAEQSTPAFAIFKFIQSIFAAVAFFYSGDTLLTWQLLLMVVLGFSGTLCFFVAERMHDVDAASTGALE; from the exons ATGGCTGACTGGAGGACTTTTAACGTCGTTGTTTTGGGCGTAGGATTCTTGTTTATCTTCACCGccttcaccacctgtggaaaCATAGAA CAAACGGTGGTGAAAAGTCTGAAGAATGACACCTTCACAGGAAGCGGATACCACAG TCTGGGAATCATCTATGGAGTCTTCTCATTTTCCAATTTGGTGGCGCCCGCCGCGGTCTCAGTGCTGGGACCGAAGGTGACCATGTTTGTGAGCGGGCTACTTTACAG CGGCTACGTTGCCGTCTTCATTGACCCATCCACGTGGTCGTTCTACTTGACGTCTGTGCTGATCGGTGTTGGTGCCGCCA TGCTGTGGACGGCTCAAGGCCAATTTCTGGTGGAGAACTCGGAAGCTTCCACCATCAACAGGAACACGGGCATGTTCTGGGCACTGCTGCAGTGCAG CATGCTATTTGGCAACCTGTACATTTACCTGGACTGGAATGGAAGAACCGAAATACCAG ACAGCAGCAGGAAGAACATCTTCCTCTCCCTGCTGGTGGCCTCCATCGTGGGGACGCTGAGCTTCCTGGTGCTGTGGAGGACTCACCAGCCCGAGGAGGAGATGCTCTCCGAGGAGGAAGGACAGTCGCTGCTCGCTACCCGTGCGGT GTACAAGCACAGAGCCAACACGGCCCTGCAGGAGGTCAAGGATGACTTCA AGACCATGCTGGAACTCCTAAAGACCAGAAACATCCTCCTCCTGAGTCCCTGCATGGCATACAGCG GCCTTGAGCTGTCCTTCTACAGCGGCGTCTACGGGACGTGCCTGGGAGCCACGGCGCAGTTTGGCCAAGCGGCCAAAGGCCTCATCGGCATCTCGGGCATGGTGCTGGGCGTGGGTGAAATCATAG GCGGAGGCTTGTTCGGCTTGGTGTGCAAGAACAATCGCTTCAGGCGCACCTCGGTGGTCTTCCTGGGCATGGTGGTGCACTTCGTGGCCTTCTATCTCATCTTCCTCAACATTCCCGAGGACGCCCCCGTGGTCTTCAGCACCGCCACCACCAAGAGCCCCTTTCTCACTCCAAG CGTGTCCGTCGCCCTGCTGTGCAGCTTCCTGCTGGGCCTGGGAGACAGCTGCTTCAACACACAGCTCTACAGCATCCTGGGCTCCGTCTACGCCGAGCAAAGCACGCCCGCCTTTGCCATCTTCAAATTCATACAG TCGATTTTTGCAGCCGTGGCGTTCTTCTACAGCGGCGACACGCTGCTAACGTGGCAGCTCCTTCTCATGGTGGTGCTGGGCTTCAGCGGCACGCTCTGTTTCTTCGTGGCCGAGCGCATGCACGACGTGGACGCCGCCTCCACGGGGGCGCTGGAAtaa